From the genome of Chroococcidiopsis sp. TS-821:
CGTCGATCAAATTATCGATCAAATTGTTGCACCTCGGTTACTTGGAAGTTTCACTGGACTTAGCCCTGTGGGAATTATTGCAGCATTAGCTATCGGCACAAAACTGGCAGGGCTATTAGGATTACTTGTTGCTGTACCTTTAGCAAGTTGTTTAAAAGACGTATTAGACAATATGCAAGATGAACCAGAAGCAGCTAATTCCGCAGTAACCGCAGACCGCTTAGTGTCACAATAACAGTTGAACCTTCATGCCCAATCACGCCCAAAGGTAGCGTAATATTACCCGCAAAATTAGCAATTAATAGTAATACAATAAACCCCAAAGCAAACACAATATTTTGCTTAACAATTGCCTGCGATCGCCTTCCCAATCGAATCGCCGCAACTAACTTATCCAAACGATCCGCCATTAATACAATATCCGCTGTTTCCAACGCCACATCACTTCCAGCAGCCCCCATCGCAATTCCTACCGATGCTTGGGCAAGTGCGGGTGCATCATTAATACCATCACCCACCATTGCCACAGTTTGATATTGTTTCTGTAAATCGCGAATCACATTCACTTTATCTTCCGGTAAAAGCCCCGCATAAACTCGATCAATACCAATATCTTGGGCAATATTACGTGCTGTGCGTTCATTATCTCCCGTCAACATCACAACCTGCTCAACACCCAAATGCTTCAAGTGCGCCACAATTTGAAAAGCTTGCGATCGCACCGTATCCGCTACCGCGATAATTCCCAACACTTGATTTTCTCTCGCTACCCACACCACAGTTTTGCCTTGGGCTTCAAGTTGCTGACTGAATTCCCTCAACCTTTGGGAAAGAAGACTTTTCTCACACACGAACGACGCTTTTCCTACTAAAACTTTCTGATTATTAACCTCTCCACTAATTCCCAATCCAGGATGCGAACGCACATTTTCTACTCTTTGTTGTGTATGCTGTGGTTCCTTCCCCGCCTTAACAATCGCTTCCCCAATTGGATGTTCCGAATAAGCCTCCAACGCCGCCGCTAAGTGCAATACTTCCTCTTCTGTTACTCCCTTTGCGGGAATCACCGCTATAACCTGCAACTTCCCCGTCGTCAAAGTTCCTGTTTTATCAAACGCGATCGCCTTTACTTTTCCCATCATTTCCAACTGCGCGCCACTCTTAAACAAAATCCCCTGACGCGCCCCATTGGCGATTCCCGATAGTAAAGTAGGCATAATCGCCGCCATCAACGCACACGGTGACGCTACAACTAAAAAAATCAAAGCGCGATAAATCGTCGTTTCCCAATTCCAACTCCAAATCAACGGTGGTACAATCGCCAGCAAAATCCCACATAAAACAATCACCCTTGCATATCCGCGTTCAAAACGTTCGATAAATAACTGCGATGGCGGGGCTTCGGTTTGGGCTTGTTTGACAAGTTGAATGACGCGCTGAATTAAACTACTTTCTGGTGGCTGATGAACTCGTAATTGCAATGCACCGTAACCATTCAGCGTACCTGCAAAAACTTCATCTCCAACTGTCTTTTC
Proteins encoded in this window:
- a CDS encoding heavy metal translocating P-type ATPase, producing the protein MVHSLAIPHLKTLREHPDALAAVACGVLLFCGWLSLYWGWLGLGLLLLCAAYVIGGYESAREGLTTLWQERELDVDLLMIVAALGAAGLGLWRREYYLIVDGAVLILIFAISGALEGYAMQRTERDIRSLMSLSADTARVLLHGQEQMIPVAKLQVGDRILVKPGELIPTDGIIIEGYTTLNEAAITGESLPVEKTVGDEVFAGTLNGYGALQLRVHQPPESSLIQRVIQLVKQAQTEAPPSQLFIERFERGYARVIVLCGILLAIVPPLIWSWNWETTIYRALIFLVVASPCALMAAIMPTLLSGIANGARQGILFKSGAQLEMMGKVKAIAFDKTGTLTTGKLQVIAVIPAKGVTEEEVLHLAAALEAYSEHPIGEAIVKAGKEPQHTQQRVENVRSHPGLGISGEVNNQKVLVGKASFVCEKSLLSQRLREFSQQLEAQGKTVVWVARENQVLGIIAVADTVRSQAFQIVAHLKHLGVEQVVMLTGDNERTARNIAQDIGIDRVYAGLLPEDKVNVIRDLQKQYQTVAMVGDGINDAPALAQASVGIAMGAAGSDVALETADIVLMADRLDKLVAAIRLGRRSQAIVKQNIVFALGFIVLLLIANFAGNITLPLGVIGHEGSTVIVTLSGLRLLRN